In Candidatus Neomarinimicrobiota bacterium, a genomic segment contains:
- a CDS encoding MotA/TolQ/ExbB proton channel family protein, with protein MDFATIIGLLFGSGLIGYAVFEVSQVLPNGVMTFVDVQSLMIVLGGTIAATAMAFPVKEVLSLYTNLWAVFKGDNHNDSDTLRELVELAAVARKGTADLEKATDGIKDWFMKDGVQMIVDGLPEEDIRNIMETRVVNRELREDAEANVFKTMGVFSPAFGMVGTLVGLVAMLFAMGAPSDGSGGNDDPAAKLGQSMGVALITTFYGALFANLFFLPVAAKLRSRIDKRNITQNMIIDGVVMLKVKKHPILVREFLNSYLAPRDRVYED; from the coding sequence ATGGATTTTGCAACCATTATTGGGTTATTATTCGGTTCAGGCTTGATTGGATACGCCGTATTTGAAGTATCTCAAGTTCTCCCAAACGGTGTGATGACCTTTGTGGACGTCCAGTCTCTCATGATTGTATTGGGTGGTACTATTGCCGCCACAGCCATGGCCTTCCCTGTTAAAGAAGTACTCTCGCTGTATACCAATCTCTGGGCCGTTTTTAAAGGTGACAATCACAATGATAGTGACACACTTCGTGAATTAGTTGAATTGGCTGCCGTTGCCAGAAAAGGTACAGCTGATCTTGAAAAAGCCACGGATGGTATAAAAGACTGGTTTATGAAAGACGGTGTACAGATGATTGTTGATGGTCTCCCTGAAGAAGATATCCGCAATATCATGGAGACACGGGTGGTCAATCGGGAACTTCGTGAAGATGCTGAAGCCAATGTGTTTAAGACCATGGGGGTATTCTCACCAGCCTTTGGTATGGTTGGAACCCTGGTAGGTCTGGTGGCCATGCTTTTTGCCATGGGTGCTCCATCTGATGGAAGTGGTGGAAATGACGATCCTGCAGCAAAATTGGGACAATCTATGGGTGTTGCCCTGATTACCACCTTTTATGGCGCTCTCTTTGCCAACCTGTTCTTTTTACCCGTCGCAGCAAAACTGCGCTCTCGCATAGATAAGCGAAATATTACTCAGAATATGATTATTGATGGGGTTGTAATGCTCAAGGTCAAAAAGCATCCCATCCTGGTGAGAGAATTCTTGAACTCATATCTTGCACCACGTGACAGGGTTTACGAGGACTAA
- a CDS encoding tetratricopeptide repeat protein, whose product MQPTYIILTILLFGLTAFGQTNPGSLLYDIGIRIEDTTKLDPDLNPDTLDSPELLGQQMELEEELNRYQHKLAETEVRLRYQTQVIDSLQTEIAQIRAAGETDRALLSTRITSLVGQQENARKTPDFTPGESQSSDSVFAELHTPWKHANVTTAPAIQTYSGPRMSEREEQAAYRSGLTKYHQELYYQAIEDFNNIVRSGVDVTMRANAQYWVGRCYFEKGLYDEAISALEQVQRFENSDKLDDALVMIGLAFKNKNRLPEAKLAFQELVSRHPGSEYLTLARRFVQE is encoded by the coding sequence ATGCAGCCAACATATATCATCCTGACTATCCTGCTCTTTGGATTGACTGCTTTTGGTCAAACCAATCCTGGAAGTCTACTCTATGATATTGGCATAAGAATAGAAGATACTACCAAACTTGATCCTGACCTGAATCCCGATACCCTTGATTCCCCTGAATTGTTGGGGCAGCAGATGGAACTGGAAGAAGAGTTAAATCGATATCAGCATAAATTAGCTGAGACTGAAGTCCGTTTGAGATACCAGACCCAGGTAATTGACAGTTTGCAAACTGAGATTGCTCAGATTAGAGCTGCTGGAGAAACTGATCGTGCCTTATTAAGCACTCGAATCACCAGCTTGGTTGGTCAACAGGAAAATGCCCGAAAAACCCCAGATTTTACACCTGGCGAAAGCCAATCCTCAGATAGTGTCTTTGCTGAATTGCACACGCCCTGGAAGCATGCCAATGTAACAACTGCGCCTGCCATCCAGACATATTCTGGTCCAAGAATGAGTGAGCGTGAAGAACAGGCCGCATACAGAAGTGGACTCACAAAGTACCACCAGGAACTTTACTACCAGGCCATTGAAGATTTTAACAACATCGTTAGAAGTGGTGTTGATGTGACCATGCGCGCCAATGCTCAGTATTGGGTTGGTCGCTGTTATTTTGAAAAAGGACTTTATGATGAAGCGATTAGCGCGCTTGAACAAGTGCAACGCTTCGAGAATTCTGACAAGCTGGATGATGCTCTCGTTATGATCGGTCTGGCATTTAAAAACAAGAATCGTCTACCGGAAGCCAAGCTGGCATTTCAAGAGCTGGTTTCCCGTCATCCAGGAAGTGAATATTTGACCCTGGCCAGACGATTTGTGCAGGAATGA
- a CDS encoding tetratricopeptide repeat protein produces MISKHSLIVTLSLVTLLGLMACTPKEPATPAPSIEQMKLQSQMKALSAEVVKLRESREEVELLKASIAAMDTQIAIYQTKLEEKAEQPVIEVVATPRDPDIINLRGNIYVLIREIDSLKEGMKNLLLLNDSLEIQIEQLALETHAGVVMEPIAKKMVPVEAKPEPVKVKTILQVTETAPVEKKPVSAVILSSKARGYTLNTEYRMAYNDALNNYFNKDFLEAIQEFRILIEREPSGAYADNAQYWIGECYYSLEDYESAVTEFEKVFTFAENNKSDHALFKIAISYQQLGRYMKARESMEHFLSEYPDSELANQARDFLKGNR; encoded by the coding sequence ATGATATCTAAACATTCACTTATCGTAACGCTTTCTCTGGTAACCCTTCTGGGACTCATGGCTTGTACGCCAAAAGAACCTGCCACACCTGCTCCAAGTATTGAGCAGATGAAATTGCAATCCCAGATGAAAGCACTTTCAGCCGAGGTTGTCAAATTACGGGAATCCCGGGAAGAGGTGGAACTCCTCAAAGCCAGTATCGCTGCCATGGATACACAGATTGCCATCTATCAAACCAAGTTGGAAGAAAAAGCTGAACAACCCGTTATTGAAGTGGTCGCAACTCCCCGTGATCCAGATATTATCAATCTTAGAGGCAATATTTATGTGCTGATTCGGGAAATAGATTCCTTGAAAGAAGGCATGAAGAATTTATTGCTCTTAAATGACTCTCTTGAAATTCAAATAGAGCAACTCGCCCTGGAAACCCATGCAGGTGTGGTTATGGAACCAATTGCCAAAAAGATGGTGCCTGTGGAGGCCAAGCCCGAACCGGTAAAAGTAAAAACCATACTTCAGGTGACAGAGACTGCTCCAGTTGAGAAGAAACCAGTTTCAGCCGTTATCCTTTCCTCCAAGGCTCGCGGTTATACTTTAAATACAGAGTATCGCATGGCGTACAATGATGCGCTCAATAATTATTTCAATAAAGATTTTCTGGAAGCCATTCAGGAGTTCCGGATTCTGATCGAAAGAGAACCTTCCGGTGCTTATGCAGATAATGCCCAATACTGGATCGGTGAATGTTACTATTCTTTGGAAGATTATGAATCTGCAGTTACCGAGTTTGAAAAAGTCTTCACTTTTGCGGAAAACAATAAGAGTGATCACGCACTTTTCAAAATCGCCATCAGTTATCAGCAACTCGGTCGTTATATGAAGGCCCGAGAAAGCATGGAGCATTTTCTCTCTGAATATCCTGATAGTGAACTGGCAAATCAGGCCCGAGACTTCCTAAAGGGAAATCGCTAG
- a CDS encoding DUF21 domain-containing protein, which translates to MEWLNWLGIIFCLSQSAMFSGLNLAFFSVPRLRLEIEAGHGSREAQKVLKMREDSNFLLSTILWGNVGINVLLTLLSNSVMAGMAAFLFSTVLITFFGEIIPQAYFSRHALKMAAILTPVLKIYQFILYIVAKPSAKLLDVWLGAESIQYFKEKSLKQLIRRHVEESHDIDQVEGIGAINFLSIDDLLIGEEGEPLHPESIITLPVKSGQPEYPPIKKSVDDPFLLKLNKSKRKWVVIIDELQKPRFVVDADGFIRAALFDPETFNPDDYTHRPIVVSNSSSPLGEVIKRFETVTADHEDDVIANDVIVVWGKQKQIITGADILGRLMRGIIKGHDPDHLDRTTT; encoded by the coding sequence ATGGAATGGCTTAATTGGCTGGGGATCATTTTTTGTTTATCGCAGTCAGCAATGTTCTCGGGTTTGAACCTTGCTTTTTTCAGTGTCCCACGGCTCCGACTGGAGATTGAAGCAGGCCATGGTAGCCGTGAGGCTCAAAAAGTGTTAAAAATGAGGGAAGATTCAAATTTTCTACTCAGTACCATTCTTTGGGGAAATGTTGGCATCAATGTACTATTAACCCTGCTATCCAATTCAGTGATGGCTGGCATGGCAGCCTTCCTCTTCTCCACAGTATTAATTACCTTTTTTGGTGAAATTATCCCTCAGGCATATTTTTCTCGACATGCACTGAAAATGGCTGCCATTCTTACCCCTGTTTTAAAGATCTATCAGTTCATCCTTTATATTGTGGCCAAACCATCTGCCAAACTCCTTGATGTATGGCTGGGTGCTGAGAGCATTCAGTATTTCAAGGAGAAAAGTCTGAAGCAACTCATTCGCAGGCATGTTGAAGAAAGCCATGACATTGATCAGGTTGAAGGAATCGGTGCCATCAATTTTTTGTCCATAGATGATCTGTTGATTGGAGAAGAAGGGGAACCCCTGCATCCGGAAAGCATTATCACCCTGCCTGTCAAATCCGGCCAACCCGAATATCCCCCCATTAAAAAATCTGTGGATGATCCTTTTCTACTCAAGTTGAACAAATCCAAACGGAAATGGGTCGTCATTATAGATGAGCTTCAAAAGCCACGCTTTGTGGTTGATGCCGATGGGTTTATCCGAGCCGCCCTCTTTGATCCGGAAACTTTCAATCCAGATGATTATACCCACCGTCCAATTGTGGTCTCCAATTCCAGCAGCCCCCTGGGTGAGGTTATCAAAAGATTTGAAACTGTAACAGCAGATCATGAGGATGATGTGATTGCCAATGATGTGATAGTCGTGTGGGGTAAGCAAAAACAAATCATTACCGGGGCTGATATCTTGGGTCGTCTGATGCGAGGTATAATCAAAGGACATGATCCTGATCATCTGGATCGCACCACAACCTGA
- a CDS encoding mechanosensitive ion channel family protein, whose amino-acid sequence MNIVVGGVVLLLFWIFWRIIRSWVLPRWNTRLDKTSAAFVETVLKACILTVAVLVALGTAGVRTTALLASLGVFGLTIGFAARDMLSNIISGILIFLDRPFTIDDLVEIEGRYGRVQRISLRSTRIITNDGKMLAVPNTEIMTKTVISYTNFPHLRLDIGFTVGLNEDIDEVREILLSMIASQPQFLNSPPPQVVVTSLNDYNNALELRVWLDDERDNAQQRLNLRELVFKELTNAQIEMPFETFQIAPQHLTVDLKKDVTDPA is encoded by the coding sequence ATGAACATTGTGGTTGGCGGGGTGGTGCTACTCCTGTTCTGGATTTTCTGGCGCATTATAAGAAGCTGGGTGCTTCCGCGATGGAATACCCGTCTGGATAAAACCAGTGCTGCTTTTGTTGAAACCGTTTTGAAGGCCTGTATTCTGACCGTTGCCGTGCTGGTGGCCCTTGGAACAGCCGGGGTTAGAACAACGGCTTTGCTTGCATCATTAGGCGTGTTCGGACTGACAATTGGATTTGCTGCCCGGGATATGCTATCGAATATCATCTCAGGTATTCTGATTTTTCTTGACCGTCCTTTCACTATTGATGACCTGGTTGAGATCGAAGGTCGCTATGGCCGTGTCCAGCGAATTTCACTGCGTTCTACACGAATCATCACCAACGATGGCAAAATGTTAGCGGTTCCCAATACCGAAATCATGACAAAGACGGTGATCTCCTACACAAACTTTCCCCACCTCAGGCTGGATATTGGCTTTACCGTTGGACTGAATGAAGATATTGATGAGGTGCGGGAAATCTTACTGTCCATGATTGCAAGCCAACCACAGTTTTTAAACTCCCCACCGCCACAAGTGGTGGTTACATCCTTAAACGATTACAATAATGCTCTGGAATTGCGGGTTTGGCTGGATGACGAACGGGACAATGCCCAGCAGCGCCTGAATTTACGTGAACTCGTCTTTAAGGAGCTTACAAATGCTCAGATAGAAATGCCCTTTGAGACGTTTCAAATCGCACCCCAGCACCTGACTGTTGATTTAAAGAAAGATGTAACGGACCCAGCCTAA
- a CDS encoding NUDIX pyrophosphatase — protein sequence MIKYIDVFPFTRSDNGLCFLLLRRAPDNSYPGIWQPVAGKIKSGEAAWKAGLRELEEETGFTPQQFYALDHVSSYYLHATDEIIHVPAFIAEVEFKDPELNHEHDAFKWLFFEDTLKSASWTPYRKALEAIPPLLETAPALALAQIDISTAVNGPLIKTPNMRNK from the coding sequence ATGATAAAATATATCGATGTATTCCCCTTCACCCGTAGCGATAATGGCTTGTGTTTCCTGTTGCTGAGGCGTGCTCCTGACAATAGTTATCCTGGAATTTGGCAACCTGTTGCCGGAAAAATCAAATCTGGTGAAGCAGCCTGGAAAGCAGGTTTACGTGAACTTGAAGAAGAGACCGGGTTTACTCCCCAGCAATTCTATGCCCTGGATCATGTCTCATCTTACTATCTACACGCTACAGATGAGATCATTCATGTCCCGGCATTTATTGCTGAGGTCGAGTTTAAAGATCCTGAACTCAATCATGAGCATGATGCCTTCAAATGGCTGTTTTTTGAGGACACTCTCAAGAGCGCTTCCTGGACACCCTATCGAAAGGCGCTTGAGGCGATACCCCCACTGCTGGAAACTGCTCCTGCCCTGGCCCTGGCTCAGATCGACATCTCGACGGCTGTGAATGGACCCCTGATTAAAACCCCTAACATGAGGAATAAATAG
- a CDS encoding class I SAM-dependent methyltransferase: MTVNTPQPCPLCFHSTPGHFHRDSKREYLHCPVCELVFAHPDSHLSRDEEFKRYEFHQNDFEDLRYRKFLTKMSEPMFNRIAVNSAGLDFGSGPGPLLKRMFEEQGHTMSHYDSFYTPEQEVFNEKYAFITATEVVEHLHKPLVELDRLWSCLQPQGYLGIMTSLRLPDLDFATWHYIKDETHVIFFSPDTMTWLATHWGASLEIIGDSVIILQKQNDSVRKAGNRIPALK, translated from the coding sequence ATGACTGTAAATACTCCCCAACCCTGCCCCCTTTGCTTCCACTCTACACCAGGGCATTTTCACCGAGATTCCAAGCGCGAATATCTGCACTGTCCGGTCTGTGAGTTGGTATTTGCACATCCAGACTCCCACCTGAGTCGGGATGAGGAATTTAAGCGTTATGAGTTTCACCAGAATGATTTCGAAGACCTACGTTACCGTAAATTTCTCACCAAGATGAGTGAGCCCATGTTCAATCGAATTGCTGTGAACTCCGCGGGTCTTGATTTTGGTTCTGGTCCAGGTCCTTTGTTAAAGCGTATGTTCGAAGAACAGGGACATACCATGTCCCACTATGATAGCTTTTATACTCCTGAACAGGAGGTCTTCAATGAGAAGTATGCCTTTATCACCGCGACTGAGGTTGTTGAGCATCTCCATAAGCCCCTTGTAGAACTTGACCGTCTCTGGTCCTGCCTCCAACCCCAGGGATATCTCGGGATCATGACCAGCCTGCGTTTACCAGATCTTGATTTTGCAACCTGGCATTATATCAAAGATGAAACCCATGTTATTTTCTTCTCCCCAGATACCATGACATGGCTGGCCACTCATTGGGGTGCTTCTTTGGAGATCATTGGTGATTCTGTGATTATACTGCAGAAGCAGAATGATTCAGTGCGAAAGGCTGGGAATCGAATCCCCGCTTTGAAATAG
- a CDS encoding single-stranded DNA-binding protein: MQKNSVNKAIIVGRMGQKPELKYTPAQTAVTNITLATNETRKDASGNNIDSTEWHRIVVFGKTAEFVANYLDKGSLIYVEGRLQTRSWEDRDGVKKYTTEIVALTVTPLGGGSGAGSQGGGRSQENSGGYSGGAPSGGSAPSGNPFGGEDDEPLPF; the protein is encoded by the coding sequence ATGCAAAAGAATAGTGTTAATAAAGCAATCATCGTGGGGAGAATGGGTCAAAAACCTGAGTTGAAATATACTCCTGCACAGACTGCCGTCACAAATATTACCCTGGCCACCAATGAGACACGCAAAGATGCCAGTGGCAACAATATTGATTCAACTGAATGGCATCGCATTGTCGTTTTTGGCAAAACTGCAGAGTTTGTGGCAAACTATCTTGACAAAGGTTCCCTGATTTATGTTGAGGGTCGTCTTCAGACACGCTCCTGGGAAGATCGAGATGGCGTTAAAAAGTATACAACGGAAATAGTGGCCCTGACCGTAACTCCTCTTGGAGGTGGCAGTGGTGCTGGCTCACAAGGTGGTGGACGCAGCCAGGAAAATAGTGGCGGCTATAGCGGTGGAGCACCTTCAGGTGGTTCAGCTCCCAGTGGCAACCCCTTTGGTGGTGAAGACGACGAGCCTTTGCCATTCTAA
- a CDS encoding DivIVA domain-containing protein, which yields MGRLTPQDIKDQEFKQSPLGYSKDQVNDFLENIADELETLIRESNEIHLENKEARLALTTYRNVEDRLKETLLLAQKTAQETLKNAQNEADIIIRKANTEKEALLFAANQDITQIQNEIRRLMAQRDSILIKLKSSLRTNLEVLEEEFSSQDDPESFEGDSSSGDERIVDFSKNDLIIDDLPQDHDEPEINVMDSEDSTRE from the coding sequence ATGGGACGTTTAACCCCACAGGATATAAAAGACCAGGAATTTAAACAGTCTCCTCTGGGCTACAGTAAGGATCAGGTCAACGATTTCCTTGAAAATATTGCCGATGAGCTCGAAACCCTTATTCGTGAATCCAATGAAATCCATTTAGAAAATAAAGAGGCCCGCCTTGCGTTGACCACCTATAGGAATGTCGAGGACAGGTTGAAGGAGACTTTGCTCCTGGCACAGAAGACCGCCCAGGAGACCTTGAAAAACGCCCAAAACGAAGCCGATATCATCATCCGAAAAGCCAATACGGAAAAAGAGGCTTTACTTTTTGCTGCCAACCAGGATATTACTCAAATTCAGAATGAAATTCGCAGGCTGATGGCTCAGCGGGACTCGATTCTTATCAAGTTAAAGAGTAGTCTCAGGACTAATCTGGAAGTCCTTGAAGAAGAATTCTCCAGCCAGGATGACCCGGAGTCTTTTGAGGGAGATAGTAGTTCAGGTGACGAGCGTATAGTGGATTTTTCCAAAAACGATCTCATCATAGATGATTTGCCACAGGATCATGACGAGCCTGAAATCAATGTGATGGATTCTGAGGACTCAACTCGGGAATGA
- a CDS encoding YggS family pyridoxal phosphate-dependent enzyme yields the protein MGPSTFAERLSQIQDEVAEAAHGVGRASEDITLIGVSKRKPVEDMQQAYKAGLRDFGENRAQEVRDKFPGFNPPDIVRHFIGHLQSNKVKYLPGRVDIIHTIDSTRIADAIDQRFGAQELTIPVLVEINISGESNKEGVEPVQAMELAAYCAEKPHLEFQGLMTIGPLTTDIGRIRQAFREMTLIHEQVARQVGTSGKTAILSMGMSSDFKIAIEEGATHIRVGTALFGDREY from the coding sequence GTGGGACCTTCAACCTTTGCTGAACGGCTGAGCCAGATCCAAGATGAAGTAGCAGAAGCTGCTCATGGGGTTGGTCGGGCCAGTGAGGACATCACCCTGATTGGTGTCAGCAAGCGGAAGCCCGTGGAAGACATGCAACAAGCCTACAAGGCCGGGTTGCGTGATTTTGGGGAGAATAGAGCCCAGGAAGTTCGTGATAAATTTCCCGGGTTTAATCCCCCAGACATCGTCAGACACTTTATCGGGCATCTCCAGAGCAATAAGGTAAAGTACCTGCCTGGCAGGGTTGATATCATCCACACGATTGATTCCACACGTATTGCGGATGCTATTGATCAACGCTTTGGTGCTCAAGAACTGACAATACCTGTTCTTGTGGAGATCAATATCTCTGGCGAATCCAATAAAGAGGGGGTTGAGCCTGTTCAAGCCATGGAGCTGGCCGCGTATTGTGCTGAGAAGCCTCATCTTGAATTTCAAGGCTTGATGACCATTGGTCCACTCACTACGGATATTGGACGTATCAGACAGGCTTTTAGAGAGATGACACTTATTCATGAACAGGTGGCAAGACAGGTCGGAACCAGTGGCAAGACGGCTATTTTATCCATGGGCATGTCCAGCGATTTTAAAATCGCTATTGAAGAGGGTGCAACCCATATTCGTGTGGGAACCGCACTATTTGGAGACAGGGAATATTAA
- the gyrA gene encoding DNA gyrase subunit A produces MQRQNILNTSIEEEMKKSYMDYSMSVIVSRALPDVRDGLKPVHRRILYGMMELGVGYNRAYRKSARIVGDVMGKYHPHGDSAVYDSMVRMTQEFSLRYPLVDGQGNFGSIDGDSAAAMRYTEARMKRISSEMMKDLEKETVKFIPNFDESLKEPTVLAAVIPNLLLNGSSGIAVGMATNIPPHNMNEVVDAIVAQIDNPEITVQELMEHIKGPDFPTAAIIYGASGIREAYETGRGKITVRARANIEEHKNGRYSLVIAEIPYQVNKSSLIEKIVMLVRTKKVEGISDIRDESDKDGIRLVIELKRDVVPEVVLNLLYKHTQMQETFGVIMLALVNGLPRVLTLKEVIAEFVKFRHEVIVKRTQFELREAEARAHILEGLKIALDNLDAIIKTIRGSKNPPEAKVALVSKFGLSEIQAQAILDMRLQKLTGLERQKIIDEYTEVLKLIARLNEILNNVGLRMEIIKTELRDVQERYGDPRRTEIVFDAKDFTIEDMIAEEEMVITITHNGFIKRYPVSGYRRQNRGGRGSAGAKARDEDFIEHLFTASTHDYILFFTDRGKCHWLRVHEIPQAGKATRGRALINLLRVDQGENVQAYIAVREYSEDLFITMATSKGLVKKTALTAYSRPMKGGIFAIDIREDDHLIDAQITSGENDIILGTRNGMSIRFSETNIRPTGRKTMGVKGIELKGDNDSVVGMIVVRREGTVLAVSEHGFGKRTEVINYRVQNRAGKGIITIKTTPKVGSMVSLLEVVDNDDLMIITSRGVLIRQPVSSIRSIGRNTQGVKLIRLDDGDSIAAVTRVQEEKDPAEIDSVEGETPEVEQKDIFDGEGEAPPAE; encoded by the coding sequence TTCACCGTCGTATCCTTTACGGAATGATGGAGTTGGGGGTTGGATATAATCGAGCGTATCGTAAAAGTGCTCGTATTGTTGGAGACGTCATGGGTAAGTATCACCCCCACGGTGATTCTGCTGTATACGATTCCATGGTACGCATGACCCAGGAATTTTCCCTGCGTTATCCCCTGGTAGATGGTCAAGGTAACTTCGGATCAATTGACGGTGATAGTGCTGCGGCCATGCGTTATACAGAAGCTCGTATGAAGCGGATTTCCAGTGAGATGATGAAGGATCTTGAAAAAGAGACCGTAAAATTTATTCCCAACTTTGATGAAAGCCTTAAAGAGCCCACCGTACTGGCTGCAGTCATTCCCAACCTGCTTTTGAATGGTTCAAGTGGTATTGCTGTCGGTATGGCCACCAATATCCCCCCTCATAATATGAATGAGGTGGTGGATGCCATCGTCGCTCAAATCGACAATCCCGAAATCACTGTTCAAGAACTTATGGAACATATCAAGGGTCCTGATTTCCCAACAGCCGCAATTATTTATGGTGCTTCAGGTATTCGTGAAGCATACGAAACAGGTCGCGGAAAGATTACCGTCCGTGCCCGCGCTAATATCGAAGAGCATAAGAATGGGCGCTATAGCCTGGTCATTGCTGAAATCCCTTATCAGGTCAACAAGTCTTCGCTTATTGAAAAAATTGTCATGCTGGTTCGAACCAAAAAGGTTGAGGGTATCTCAGATATCCGTGATGAATCAGATAAAGACGGTATCCGGCTTGTGATCGAGCTAAAACGCGATGTGGTTCCAGAAGTTGTCCTGAATCTGCTTTACAAGCATACTCAAATGCAGGAGACCTTTGGTGTCATCATGCTGGCACTGGTGAATGGTTTACCCCGGGTGCTAACCTTGAAAGAGGTAATCGCTGAGTTTGTCAAATTTCGCCACGAAGTCATTGTAAAGCGTACTCAGTTTGAACTCAGAGAAGCCGAAGCCAGAGCTCACATCTTAGAAGGTTTAAAAATCGCGCTGGATAACCTTGATGCCATCATCAAGACCATTCGAGGTTCAAAAAACCCACCCGAAGCCAAAGTGGCCCTCGTCTCAAAATTTGGTTTGTCAGAGATTCAAGCTCAAGCCATTCTGGACATGCGTTTGCAGAAACTCACCGGTCTGGAACGCCAGAAAATTATTGATGAGTATACAGAAGTACTCAAGTTGATTGCCCGCTTGAACGAGATCCTCAACAATGTAGGTCTCCGGATGGAAATCATTAAAACGGAACTTCGTGATGTTCAGGAGCGTTATGGTGATCCACGACGAACAGAAATCGTTTTTGACGCCAAGGATTTCACTATTGAAGATATGATTGCTGAAGAAGAGATGGTGATCACCATTACTCATAACGGTTTTATCAAACGTTATCCCGTGAGTGGTTATCGTCGTCAAAACCGTGGTGGTCGAGGTTCAGCGGGGGCTAAGGCCAGAGATGAAGATTTTATCGAGCATCTCTTTACGGCCTCTACCCATGACTACATCCTGTTCTTTACAGATCGTGGAAAATGTCATTGGTTACGCGTCCACGAAATTCCACAGGCTGGCAAAGCAACCCGCGGACGTGCGTTGATCAACCTGCTGCGTGTGGATCAGGGCGAAAATGTCCAGGCCTATATTGCCGTAAGAGAATACTCAGAAGATCTATTTATCACCATGGCAACATCCAAGGGTCTGGTAAAGAAAACCGCCTTAACAGCATATAGCCGTCCAATGAAGGGTGGTATCTTTGCCATAGACATTCGTGAAGATGATCACCTCATTGATGCACAGATCACCTCTGGTGAAAATGACATTATTCTGGGAACCAGAAATGGCATGTCGATTCGCTTTAGCGAGACCAATATTCGTCCCACCGGTCGTAAAACCATGGGAGTTAAGGGTATTGAACTCAAAGGCGATAATGATAGCGTCGTGGGCATGATTGTCGTCCGTCGCGAAGGAACCGTCCTGGCCGTTTCTGAGCATGGTTTTGGCAAACGCACCGAAGTGATCAACTATCGTGTCCAGAATCGCGCAGGAAAAGGTATCATCACCATCAAGACCACACCCAAGGTTGGTAGTATGGTTTCTCTCCTGGAAGTTGTGGACAATGATGACCTCATGATTATTACCAGTCGTGGCGTGCTCATTCGCCAGCCGGTTTCCTCCATTCGCAGTATTGGTCGGAATACACAGGGAGTCAAATTGATTCGCCTGGACGACGGTGACTCCATTGCTGCAGTGACTCGGGTTCAGGAAGAGAAAGACCCTGCAGAAATTGATTCTGTTGAGGGAGAAACCCCTGAAGTTGAGCAAAAAGATATCTTTGACGGTGAGGGAGAAGCACCGCCAGCCGAATAA